A window of Diospyros lotus cultivar Yz01 chromosome 14, ASM1463336v1, whole genome shotgun sequence contains these coding sequences:
- the LOC127790001 gene encoding alpha carbonic anhydrase 4-like, giving the protein MCVIYTWIQCPSRERESSQAMAMFSLSSFSFLLSLSFTSFFLSSHILFFSMSTAFQSEVEDESPFTYEEGSEKGPAKWGQIDPNWQVCNSGKMQSPIDIPFPKVQVSPDLGKLKRDYKQSPASIKNRGHDISVSRKEEAGKININGTHYELLKCHWHCPSEHTLTGTRYEMELHIVHMSSNDEAIAVTGILYKYGRPDPFLAKLLEHIKSIGKEEKELGIVNPGDIKFGSRKYYRYMGSLTTPPCTEGVVWTILNKVRTVSREQVKALRDAVHDGFEANARPIQPPYGRSILFYTPKIG; this is encoded by the exons ATGTGCGTGATTTACACTTGGATTCAGTGCccaagcagagagagagagagcagccAAGCCATGGCCATGTTCTCCTTAAGTTCATTTTcattcctactctctctctccttcactTCTTTCTTTCTGTCTTCACatatcctcttcttctccatgtCCACTGCTTTTCAATCTGAAGttg AGGATGAATCACCCTTCACCTACGAGGAAGGAAGTGAAAAAGGACCAGCAAAATGGGGGCAGATCGATCCGAATTGGCAAGTTTGCAACAGTGGAAAGATGCAGTCTCCCATTGACATCCCTTTCCCAAAAGTTCAGGTCTCCCCTGATTTGGGCAAATTGAAGAGGGACTACAAGCAATCCCCTGCCTCTATTAAAAATAGGGGTCACGATATCTCC GTTTCACGGAAAGAGGAAGCAggaaaaattaacataaatggGACTCACTATGAACTCCTCAAATGTCACTGGCATTGCCCTTCAGAGCACACCTTGACGGGAACAAG GTATGAGATGGAGCTTCATATTGTCCATATGAGCTCCAATGATGAAGCAATTGCTGTTACAggaattttatacaaatatggCCGACCTGATCCTTTCCTTGCCAAG ctgcTGGAACACATCAAATCGATTGGGAAGGAAGAAAAGGAGCTGGGCATAGTAAACCCAGGAGACATCAAGTTTGGGAGCAGAAAGTACTACAGATACATGGGTTCTCTTACAACCCCTCCATGCACAGAGGGTGTTGTTTGGACAATACTCAACAAG GTGAGAACAGTTTCAAGGGAGCAAGTTAAAGCATTAAGGGATGCTGTCCATGAT GGATTTGAGGCAAATGCAAGGCCAATACAACCACCGTATGGAAGAAGCATTTTGTTCTACACTCCTAAGATAGgataa
- the LOC127790007 gene encoding calcium-binding protein CBP-like isoform X1 translates to MSGYPHNPSRYGYGYGYAPSPSQPYSAAPPPGQQPYTPVATPYGAPSAPYAPADKPQKVGDKPYAYGGHPPPPSAAPHGYPQAAPPYGGPFASLVPSSFPPGTDPNIIACFQIADQDGSGLIDDHELQRALSSYNQSFSLRTVHLLMYLFTNSNARKIGPKEFTALYYSLQNWRSIFEKFDRDRSGKIEMGELREALLSLGFAVSPVVLELLVSKFDKTGGRSKAIEYDNFIECCLIVKGLTEKFKEKDTSYSGSATFTYESFMLTVLPFLIA, encoded by the exons ATGTCCGGCTATCCACATAATCCTTCCCGCTACGGTTACGGCTACGGCTACGCCCCTTCGCCGTCTCAGCCCTACTCCGCCGCCCCACCGCCGGGTCAACAGCCTTACACACCGGTGGCGACGCCCTACGGCGCCCCGTCCGCCCCTTACGCGCCCGCCGACAAGCCGCAGAAGGTCGGCGATAAACCTTACGCGTATGGCGGTCATCCGCCACCGCCTTCGGCCGCTCCTCACGGCTACCCTCAGGCTGCGCCGCCCTATGGCGGTCCTTTCGCCTCGCTGGTGCCGTCGTCCTTTCCTCCCGGCACGGATCCGAACATAATCGCGTGCTTCCAGATTGCCGATCAGGACGGGAGCGGTTTAATTGACGACCACGAGTTGCAGAGAGCCCTGTCTTCTTACAACCAGAGTTTCAGCCTCAGGACTGTTCATCTTCTTATGTATCTCTTCACCAATTCTAATGCTAGAAAAATTG GACCAAAGGAATTCACAGCTTTGTATTACAGTCTCCAGAACTGGAGG tcaatctttgagaaatttgatAGGGACCGAAGTGGCAAGATTGAAATGGGAGAACTGCGAGAGGCACTGCTGAGCCTTGGATTTGCAGTTTCACCAGTTGTTTTGGAATTGCTGGTGTCCAAGTTTGATAAAACTGGTGGAAGGAGTAAGGCTATTgaatatgataattttattgAGTGTTGCCTCATTGTTAAG GGTCTGACGGAGAAATTCAAGGAGAAGGACACTAGTTATTCAGGATCAGCGACCTTCACTTATGAATCTTTTATGCTAACCGTGTTGCCCTTCCTCATCGCCTAG
- the LOC127789524 gene encoding uncharacterized protein LOC127789524 has translation MAASNDHQDVLKPFHERAAEAEDRLARLEAAFATKKDAGNEMLKMASELQLKLEGLKADQISERKKVLEEFDKLQAENAKLKYQVTHLVRALKEADMKLASN, from the exons ATGGCGGCATCGAACGATCATCAAGACGTATTGAAACCTTTTCACGAGAGAGCCGCCGAAGCTGAG GACCGGTTGGCAAGACTTGAAGCTGCCTTTGCTACTAAGAAAG ATGCTGGAAATGAAATGCTTAAGATGGCTTCTGAACTACAATTGAAACTAGAAGGCTTGAAAGCTGACCAAATTTCAGAAAGGAAAAAG GTTTTGGAAGAGTTCGACAAACTTCAAGCAGAAAATGCGAAACTCAAATACCAAGTTACCCATCTTGTTCGGGCATTAAAGGAGGCTGATATGAAGTTAGCTTCAAACTGA